The following proteins come from a genomic window of Nocardioides albertanoniae:
- a CDS encoding fumarylacetoacetate hydrolase family protein yields the protein MRLANINGRAVLVTTDSTAVDVHDHSDGKFGPSLRAVYDDWDAFQAWAADRAPEGGTAFAPADLGAPSPEPRQIFAIGLNYSDHAAESGFEAPTDLPPVFPKYLSSLTGPCTDVVLPPNGNTDWEVELVVVIGREAHQVDEADAWNHVAGLTVGNDISERVVQLRGPAPQFGLGKSFPGFSPTGPWLVSPDEVEDRDDLRLTTVLDGEVLQDGRTSQLIFPVSRLIAELSRVVTLYPGDLIFTGTPAGVGVGRDPKRFVSAGQTMVSTIEGVGELRQRFVEGVSS from the coding sequence CTGGCCAACATCAACGGACGCGCGGTGCTCGTCACCACAGACTCCACCGCGGTCGACGTCCACGATCACAGCGACGGGAAGTTCGGCCCGTCCCTGCGCGCGGTCTACGACGACTGGGACGCCTTCCAGGCCTGGGCTGCGGACCGCGCCCCGGAGGGCGGCACCGCGTTCGCGCCCGCCGACCTCGGTGCACCCTCGCCCGAGCCGCGACAGATCTTCGCCATCGGGCTCAACTACTCCGACCACGCGGCCGAGTCGGGCTTCGAGGCGCCGACGGACCTCCCGCCGGTCTTCCCGAAGTACCTGAGCAGCCTGACCGGCCCCTGCACCGACGTCGTGCTGCCGCCGAACGGCAACACCGACTGGGAGGTCGAGCTCGTCGTCGTCATCGGCCGCGAGGCCCACCAGGTCGACGAGGCCGACGCCTGGAACCACGTCGCCGGGCTCACCGTCGGCAACGACATCTCCGAGCGCGTCGTCCAGCTGCGCGGTCCGGCCCCGCAGTTCGGTCTCGGCAAGTCGTTCCCCGGTTTCTCGCCGACCGGTCCGTGGCTGGTCAGCCCCGACGAGGTCGAGGACCGCGACGACCTGCGGCTGACCACGGTCCTCGACGGCGAGGTCCTGCAGGACGGACGTACGTCGCAGCTGATCTTCCCCGTGTCCAGGCTGATCGCCGAGCTGTCGCGGGTCGTCACCCTCTATCCCGGCGACCTGATCTTCACCGGGACGCCAGCCGGCGTAGGTGTCGGCCGTGACCCGAAACGATTCGTGTCCGCCGGTCAGACGATGGTCAGCACGATCGAAGGCGTGGGCGAGCTGCGCCAGCGCTT